From a single Helicoverpa armigera isolate CAAS_96S chromosome 7, ASM3070526v1, whole genome shotgun sequence genomic region:
- the LOC110381257 gene encoding uncharacterized protein LOC110381257 isoform X1, translating into MVVSWYAVVALAATALGATIGLSLVPQKESPVVLPVVKPSRIIRTLKRVSSEHQILEKSHCGRVWVTVHSPEVRMNAGVTLLDAVELNWDFNGCFSLPKQIGLFDERPQSWLSALSVYPVSSMEGHVVTNMSLGHGTLPAGWDAGAGSKGPHCLWPWAGAGDLHEIQTYNCLKIQPTWMEDLGSKINNLRIGELAIAGTHNAGAWKFNTEISSVSRDSFVLCQDRSIWGQLVHGIRYFDFRIAYYEFYQNEEDRYWLNHNLIRVRPLVPLLKEIRKFLDVTKEVVFLDAHHFPVGFYQPDGAPIWSVHAGLLEIVQRELGPHLAPANEFGTGVGTRGPTLQTLINANKRLLFSYVDNSIVLQNSWLWPILPHLWANTNSPTVLLQYLDGAIAASPQPTARSPLFSAMAQTTPTVLDILFLRGSLRENADEVNRNVTARLASRWRTRANIVSTDFFLGNDVVDLSIMISVERASRL; encoded by the exons TGTCACTAGTGCCACAGAAGGAGTCACCCGTTGTCTTACCGGTCGTAAAACCGAGCCGGATCATACGGACCCTTAAACGTGTAT CTTCAGAGCATCAGATTTTGGAGAAGTCACATTGCGGCAGAGTATGGGTGACGGTTCATTCGCCTGAGGTGCGCATGAACGCAGGCGTGACTCTTTTGGATGCCGTGGAACTCAACTGGGACTTCAACGGCTGCTTCTCTTTACCTAAACAA ATTGGTCTGTTTGATGAGAGACCACAATCATGGCTCAGCGCGCTATCAGTGTATCCCGTGTCGTCTATGGAAGGTCATGTAGTCACCAACATGTCTCTTGGTCACGGAACCCTACCGGCGGGTTGGGATGCAGGCGCGGGCTCTAAAGGGCCCCACTGCCTCTGGCCGTGGGCGGGAGCCGGAGACTTACATGAAATACAAACTTACAATTGTTTGAAAATACAGCCTACGTGGATGGAAGACCTCGG GTCCAAAATTAACAACCTCCGCATCGGTGAGCTAGCGATAGCAGGGACCCACAATGCAGGAGCCTGGAAGTTCAACACAGAGATCAGTTCCGTCTCGAGGGATAGCTTCGTGTTGTGCCAGGACCGATCCATCTGGGGTCAACTCGTACACGGCATCAGATACTTCGACTTCAGAATTGCTTACTACGAATTCTACCAAAATGAGGAAGACAG atACTGGCTGAATCATAACTTAATTAGAGTCCGTCCATTAGTTCCACTTCTTAAAGAAATAAGGAAATTCCTTGACGTTACTAAGGAG GTCGTATTCTTGGATGCCCATCACTTTCCCGTTGGTTTCTACCAACCTGACGGGGCACCTATATGGAGTGTTCACGCAGGACTTCTTGAAATAGTGCAAAGAGAACTGGGCCCCCACTTGGCCCCAGCCAACGAGTTCGGCACTGGTGTAGGCACCAGAGGCCCCACTCTGCAGACGCTGATCAACGCCAACAAGCGACTATTGTTCAGCTATGTTGATAACTCCATAGTATTAC AAAACTCCTGGCTGTGGCCCATTCTTCCTCACCTGTGGGCCAACACGAACAGTCCGACGGTGCTGCTACAGTACTTAGACGGTGCCATCGCCGCATCACCGCAGCCGACGGCGCGCTCGCCGCTGTTCTCGGCGATGGCGCAGACCACGCCGACCGTACTCGACATACTCTTCCTACGAGGATCCCTGCGAGAGAACGCTGACGAAGTCAACCGCAACGTGACTGCACGACTCGCATCACGCTGGAGGACTCGAGCCAATATAGTTTCTACCGACTTCTTCTTAGGAAATGACGTAGTTGACTTATCCATAATGATCAGTGTAGAACGTGCCTCACGTTTATGA
- the LOC110381257 gene encoding uncharacterized protein LOC110381257 isoform X2, with protein MVVSWYAVVALAATALGATIGPSEHQILEKSHCGRVWVTVHSPEVRMNAGVTLLDAVELNWDFNGCFSLPKQIGLFDERPQSWLSALSVYPVSSMEGHVVTNMSLGHGTLPAGWDAGAGSKGPHCLWPWAGAGDLHEIQTYNCLKIQPTWMEDLGSKINNLRIGELAIAGTHNAGAWKFNTEISSVSRDSFVLCQDRSIWGQLVHGIRYFDFRIAYYEFYQNEEDRYWLNHNLIRVRPLVPLLKEIRKFLDVTKEVVFLDAHHFPVGFYQPDGAPIWSVHAGLLEIVQRELGPHLAPANEFGTGVGTRGPTLQTLINANKRLLFSYVDNSIVLQNSWLWPILPHLWANTNSPTVLLQYLDGAIAASPQPTARSPLFSAMAQTTPTVLDILFLRGSLRENADEVNRNVTARLASRWRTRANIVSTDFFLGNDVVDLSIMISVERASRL; from the exons CTTCAGAGCATCAGATTTTGGAGAAGTCACATTGCGGCAGAGTATGGGTGACGGTTCATTCGCCTGAGGTGCGCATGAACGCAGGCGTGACTCTTTTGGATGCCGTGGAACTCAACTGGGACTTCAACGGCTGCTTCTCTTTACCTAAACAA ATTGGTCTGTTTGATGAGAGACCACAATCATGGCTCAGCGCGCTATCAGTGTATCCCGTGTCGTCTATGGAAGGTCATGTAGTCACCAACATGTCTCTTGGTCACGGAACCCTACCGGCGGGTTGGGATGCAGGCGCGGGCTCTAAAGGGCCCCACTGCCTCTGGCCGTGGGCGGGAGCCGGAGACTTACATGAAATACAAACTTACAATTGTTTGAAAATACAGCCTACGTGGATGGAAGACCTCGG GTCCAAAATTAACAACCTCCGCATCGGTGAGCTAGCGATAGCAGGGACCCACAATGCAGGAGCCTGGAAGTTCAACACAGAGATCAGTTCCGTCTCGAGGGATAGCTTCGTGTTGTGCCAGGACCGATCCATCTGGGGTCAACTCGTACACGGCATCAGATACTTCGACTTCAGAATTGCTTACTACGAATTCTACCAAAATGAGGAAGACAG atACTGGCTGAATCATAACTTAATTAGAGTCCGTCCATTAGTTCCACTTCTTAAAGAAATAAGGAAATTCCTTGACGTTACTAAGGAG GTCGTATTCTTGGATGCCCATCACTTTCCCGTTGGTTTCTACCAACCTGACGGGGCACCTATATGGAGTGTTCACGCAGGACTTCTTGAAATAGTGCAAAGAGAACTGGGCCCCCACTTGGCCCCAGCCAACGAGTTCGGCACTGGTGTAGGCACCAGAGGCCCCACTCTGCAGACGCTGATCAACGCCAACAAGCGACTATTGTTCAGCTATGTTGATAACTCCATAGTATTAC AAAACTCCTGGCTGTGGCCCATTCTTCCTCACCTGTGGGCCAACACGAACAGTCCGACGGTGCTGCTACAGTACTTAGACGGTGCCATCGCCGCATCACCGCAGCCGACGGCGCGCTCGCCGCTGTTCTCGGCGATGGCGCAGACCACGCCGACCGTACTCGACATACTCTTCCTACGAGGATCCCTGCGAGAGAACGCTGACGAAGTCAACCGCAACGTGACTGCACGACTCGCATCACGCTGGAGGACTCGAGCCAATATAGTTTCTACCGACTTCTTCTTAGGAAATGACGTAGTTGACTTATCCATAATGATCAGTGTAGAACGTGCCTCACGTTTATGA